The proteins below are encoded in one region of Sedimentibacter sp. zth1:
- a CDS encoding lytic transglycosylase domain-containing protein, with translation MESRNIKQFICLSVFICFVSYVFLFKLSTVVDAEIKEEQEVFSNIAVEKILNTKELITPIKVIENQLLVFVNVETGLKYNECNFMINKCKEKDIDIFLLLGLLKKESGFNPSSTGSSGEMGLAQLMEKTARHYSTQLGYEYSQKIIYDPVTNIDLAIEHLSYLKKLYNGDKHKILTAYNRGTKGLENYIEAKRSPYEELGMSTYSVDTLQYSEEFKEQFVNFDN, from the coding sequence ATGGAAAGCAGAAATATAAAACAATTTATATGTTTATCGGTGTTTATATGTTTTGTTTCTTATGTGTTTTTATTCAAGCTAAGCACTGTAGTTGATGCTGAAATAAAAGAAGAACAAGAAGTATTTAGCAATATAGCTGTTGAGAAAATATTAAACACAAAAGAATTAATAACACCAATAAAGGTAATTGAAAACCAACTTTTAGTCTTTGTAAATGTAGAAACCGGACTAAAGTACAATGAGTGTAATTTTATGATTAATAAATGCAAAGAGAAAGATATTGATATATTTTTACTACTTGGTTTATTAAAAAAAGAAAGTGGATTCAATCCAAGTTCGACAGGAAGTTCTGGAGAAATGGGATTAGCACAATTAATGGAGAAAACAGCAAGACATTATTCGACTCAGTTAGGATATGAATATAGTCAAAAGATTATATATGATCCAGTAACTAATATTGATCTTGCAATTGAACATTTATCATATCTTAAAAAATTATATAATGGTGATAAGCACAAAATTCTGACAGCATATAATAGAGGAACAAAAGGCTTAGAAAATTATATTGAAGCTAAGAGATCCCCATATGAAGAATTAGGTATGAGTACTTATTCGGTAGATACATTGCAGTATAGTGAAGAGTTTAAAGAACAATTTGTAAATTTTGATAATTAA
- a CDS encoding U32 family peptidase has product MIKKIELLAPAGNKDAFYAAINSGADAVYLGGKNFNARQYSDNFENEELVELVKYAHNKNVKVYVTVNIILKDTEIIDALNYTRFLYEIDVDAVIVQDLGLIYLIKKYIPNLNINVSTQATVYDKYGIEFFNNIEINRFILSRELSLNEIKEIANSTDKKIETFIHGALCMCYSGQCYLSSYFGGRSGNRGKCAQPCRLNYSFFNNTNKSTIEEFDEKPLLSLKDFKAGLSVTDLIDIGVTTLKIEGRMKNPEYTAIVVEYYRHLIDNYINGENYDLLELENKVESVFSRGFTNGYLLNGKEDMFAGVSSGSKGKDIDNIVDEIQDRINPYSKHRRRNIDLSIEVCLGQKIKLTAKDDYNEVVVFSSEIVEQSIKNPVNEEMLKEQLYKLGNTIFNLNSLLIKLDENTFARKSTINELRREAVDKLYDLHSNSFNRQKIDSFTKNEILIPQSKQLDKSKISFKINSLADLNYISDKIARIYVPYDFNDYDTSKIENIRNTEKFLWIPNIMNNKDYEYLLENIKKLENIYDGVYVNNVGSLYFFKRYSKLKIHCGYFFNIINTFSANYLYESGASSATLSVESNIKDIESINKYSPIQTEIVAYAYVQLMTMKNCPFSVVKGCKSHGNCKSCEYSSGYKLKDRKNITFNIERENGLSKLYNSVPLTTISKTSEFLDIDIDYYFIDSKWAEDIKSVIDVLDKELNEEYVENKEYDILQENSFTRGHYFKNIL; this is encoded by the coding sequence ATGATAAAAAAAATAGAATTATTAGCTCCAGCAGGAAATAAGGATGCCTTCTATGCTGCAATAAATAGTGGTGCTGATGCAGTGTATCTTGGAGGAAAGAATTTTAATGCTAGACAATATTCTGACAATTTTGAAAATGAAGAACTAGTGGAATTAGTTAAATATGCGCATAATAAAAACGTAAAAGTTTATGTTACAGTAAATATAATATTAAAAGATACAGAAATCATAGATGCACTAAACTATACTAGATTTTTGTATGAAATTGATGTTGATGCAGTTATAGTTCAAGACTTAGGTTTGATATATCTTATAAAAAAATATATACCAAACTTAAATATCAATGTAAGTACACAAGCAACTGTATATGATAAATATGGCATAGAGTTTTTTAATAATATAGAAATAAATAGATTCATATTATCTAGAGAATTATCACTTAATGAAATCAAAGAAATTGCTAATTCAACTGATAAGAAAATAGAAACTTTTATACACGGTGCTCTTTGTATGTGCTATTCAGGTCAATGCTATTTAAGTAGTTACTTTGGAGGAAGAAGTGGTAATAGAGGAAAGTGTGCACAACCATGTAGGCTTAACTATAGTTTCTTTAATAATACTAACAAATCAACCATAGAAGAATTTGACGAAAAGCCATTATTAAGTTTGAAAGATTTTAAAGCTGGCTTATCGGTTACAGATTTAATAGATATAGGAGTAACTACACTAAAAATAGAAGGAAGAATGAAAAATCCAGAGTATACAGCTATCGTTGTTGAGTATTATAGACATTTGATAGACAACTATATAAATGGTGAAAATTATGATTTATTGGAACTTGAAAATAAAGTAGAATCTGTATTTAGCAGAGGCTTTACCAATGGCTATCTTTTAAACGGCAAAGAAGATATGTTTGCTGGAGTAAGTTCTGGCTCAAAAGGTAAAGATATAGACAATATAGTAGACGAAATACAAGATAGAATAAATCCATATAGCAAACATAGAAGAAGAAATATAGATTTAAGTATTGAAGTTTGCTTAGGACAAAAAATAAAATTAACTGCAAAAGATGATTACAATGAAGTTGTAGTTTTTAGTAGCGAAATAGTAGAGCAAAGTATAAAAAATCCTGTAAATGAAGAAATGTTAAAAGAGCAGCTATATAAACTAGGCAATACGATTTTTAATTTGAACAGTTTACTTATAAAACTTGATGAAAATACTTTTGCTAGAAAAAGTACAATAAACGAATTAAGAAGAGAGGCTGTAGATAAATTATATGATTTACATTCGAATTCTTTTAACAGACAAAAAATCGATAGCTTTACAAAAAACGAAATACTAATACCACAATCAAAGCAATTAGACAAGTCAAAAATCAGTTTCAAAATCAATTCGTTAGCAGATTTAAATTATATAAGTGATAAAATTGCGCGTATATATGTGCCTTATGATTTCAATGATTACGATACAAGTAAAATTGAAAATATAAGAAATACAGAGAAGTTTTTATGGATACCTAATATTATGAATAATAAAGATTATGAATATTTGTTGGAAAATATAAAAAAACTTGAGAATATTTACGATGGAGTTTATGTAAACAATGTTGGAAGCTTATATTTCTTTAAAAGATATAGTAAGCTTAAAATTCATTGTGGATATTTTTTCAATATAATTAATACATTTAGTGCTAACTACCTATATGAAAGTGGTGCAAGTAGCGCAACTCTTTCAGTAGAATCAAATATAAAAGACATAGAATCCATAAATAAGTATTCGCCAATACAAACTGAAATAGTTGCTTATGCATATGTACAGTTAATGACAATGAAAAATTGTCCATTTTCAGTAGTTAAAGGCTGTAAAAGCCATGGAAATTGTAAATCGTGCGAATATAGTTCTGGATATAAGTTGAAGGATAGAAAAAATATAACATTTAACATTGAAAGAGAAAATGGCCTTTCAAAGTTGTACAATAGTGTACCTCTAACAACTATAAGTAAAACAAGTGAATTTTTAGATATTGATATTGATTATTACTTTATAGATAGTAAATGGGCAGAAGATATAAAATCAGTTATAGACGTATTAGACAAAGAGTTAAATGAAGAATATGTAGAAAATAAAGAGTATGATATATTGCAGGAAAATAGCTTTACAAGAGGACATTATTTTAAAAACATATTGTAA
- a CDS encoding endonuclease MutS2: protein MKQKSKNVLEFRKIIDKVESFAQTEFGKEKVRKIDAISDLEEVKNMQLETKEAFSMIMEKGNPSFGGAKDITGYARHAALGGCISIAGLLRCADTLRVARQLKNYIQLNRKDERVYKIIDEYAENIFTDRNIEDEIYFAIISEEEVADDASPQLKRIRREIVTKKAQIKNKINSMVNSVDTQKYLQDNIVTIRNDRYVLPVRSEYKSMVKGMVHDQSSTGATLFVEPIAIVEMNNVLATLKIEEKKEIERILYNLSAMIAEIEGPIKLNKEILTDLDYIFAKGGYAISINAIMPELNDKGNIRIKNGRHPLIDKNTIVPTNVWVGNEFTQLIITGPNTGGKTVTLKTLGLFTLMAMAGLHVPADYGTILSTFDAVYADIGDEQSIEQSLSTFSSHMTNIVKIMNEVTNRSFVLFDELGAGTDPDEGAALAMSILDTLRERKIVTAATTHYSELKLYALTNEGVCNGSVEFSIETLSPTYKVLIGIPGKSNAFAISKKIGLGDNIIDKAKAMIKKDTVAFEDVLNKIDSDRKYIELKRIEIDNLKLEQEKITKDVLAKERKIKEKNDKIINEANYEARKILDTAKKETTEIIKDLKQLNLDMDAERSRKAYELRQNLNNKLKSIDDALFDNMIVDIDDDEDEVVDKVIKNGDYVLVRTLNQKGYVINIDNSKCATVQIGLLKMKVKLIDLVKTKSDEEKQQTIKTGKMLKLRTKSVKPSIDLRGKNLEEALMDIDKYLDDAFMSGLNEVQLIHGKGTGILREGIKKYLKTYKHVKEFRIGKFNEGGDGVTIVSFK from the coding sequence ATGAAACAGAAGTCAAAAAATGTTTTAGAATTTCGTAAAATTATAGATAAAGTAGAAAGCTTTGCTCAAACAGAGTTTGGGAAAGAAAAAGTAAGAAAAATAGATGCAATAAGTGATTTAGAAGAAGTTAAAAATATGCAACTTGAAACAAAAGAAGCTTTTTCAATGATTATGGAAAAAGGGAATCCCTCTTTTGGTGGAGCAAAAGACATTACAGGTTATGCAAGACATGCTGCACTTGGTGGTTGTATTTCAATTGCAGGACTATTAAGATGTGCGGATACTCTTAGAGTTGCAAGGCAACTTAAAAATTATATTCAGTTGAACAGAAAAGATGAAAGAGTATATAAAATTATTGATGAGTATGCAGAAAATATATTTACAGATAGAAACATAGAGGATGAAATATATTTTGCAATAATATCTGAAGAAGAAGTTGCTGATGATGCAAGCCCTCAATTAAAAAGAATAAGAAGAGAAATTGTTACAAAAAAAGCACAAATTAAAAATAAAATAAATTCTATGGTTAATTCAGTAGATACTCAAAAGTATTTACAAGATAATATTGTTACAATTCGTAATGATAGATATGTATTACCGGTAAGATCAGAATATAAATCAATGGTAAAAGGTATGGTGCATGACCAGTCTTCAACTGGCGCAACATTGTTTGTAGAACCTATTGCGATAGTTGAAATGAATAATGTACTTGCAACTTTAAAAATAGAAGAAAAGAAAGAGATTGAAAGAATACTATACAATCTTAGTGCAATGATTGCTGAAATAGAAGGTCCGATTAAATTAAATAAGGAAATACTAACAGATTTAGATTATATATTTGCAAAAGGTGGTTACGCAATAAGTATAAATGCCATAATGCCTGAGTTAAATGACAAGGGAAATATAAGAATAAAAAATGGTAGACACCCTCTTATTGATAAAAACACAATAGTACCTACTAATGTTTGGGTTGGTAATGAATTTACTCAATTAATCATTACAGGTCCTAATACTGGTGGTAAAACAGTAACTTTAAAAACCTTAGGATTATTTACATTGATGGCGATGGCAGGACTGCATGTTCCTGCTGACTATGGTACAATCTTATCAACATTTGATGCTGTTTATGCAGATATAGGTGATGAACAAAGTATAGAGCAATCTTTAAGTACATTTTCATCACATATGACCAATATTGTAAAAATAATGAATGAAGTAACAAATCGTTCATTTGTGTTGTTTGATGAACTAGGAGCTGGTACCGATCCCGATGAAGGAGCAGCACTTGCTATGAGTATATTGGATACTCTTAGAGAAAGAAAAATAGTAACAGCAGCAACAACACACTATAGTGAATTAAAATTATATGCATTAACCAATGAAGGGGTATGCAATGGTAGTGTAGAATTTAGTATTGAAACACTAAGTCCAACATACAAAGTATTGATTGGAATACCAGGTAAATCAAATGCATTTGCTATATCAAAAAAAATAGGATTAGGTGACAATATAATTGACAAAGCAAAGGCTATGATAAAAAAAGATACAGTAGCTTTTGAAGATGTATTAAATAAAATTGATAGCGATAGAAAATATATTGAGTTAAAAAGAATTGAAATAGATAATTTGAAGCTTGAGCAAGAAAAAATCACAAAGGATGTTCTTGCAAAGGAAAGAAAAATTAAGGAAAAAAATGATAAAATTATAAATGAAGCTAACTATGAAGCTAGAAAAATACTTGATACAGCAAAAAAAGAAACTACAGAAATAATTAAGGATTTAAAACAATTAAATCTTGATATGGATGCTGAAAGAAGTAGAAAAGCATATGAACTAAGACAAAATTTAAATAATAAGCTCAAAAGCATTGACGACGCATTATTTGACAATATGATAGTAGATATAGATGATGATGAAGATGAAGTCGTTGATAAAGTTATTAAAAATGGGGATTATGTATTAGTAAGAACCTTAAATCAAAAGGGATATGTTATTAATATAGACAATAGTAAATGTGCCACTGTACAAATAGGATTATTAAAAATGAAGGTTAAACTTATCGATTTAGTTAAAACTAAGTCCGATGAAGAAAAACAACAAACAATCAAGACTGGAAAAATGTTAAAGCTTAGGACAAAAAGTGTGAAACCTTCAATAGATTTAAGAGGAAAAAATTTAGAAGAAGCACTTATGGATATAGATAAATATTTAGATGATGCATTTATGTCAGGATTAAATGAAGTGCAATTGATACACGGAAAAGGAACAGGTATATTAAGAGAAGGAATTAAGAAATATTTAAAAACTTATAAACACGTTAAAGAATTCAGAATAGGTAAGTTTAATGAAGGCGGAGATGGAGTAACAATAGTATCGTTTAAATAA
- a CDS encoding B12-binding domain-containing radical SAM protein, which translates to MKTLLVSIDSKFIHSNLALRYIKNYCKSDFDIDIKEFTINQKIEYITDEIINTHSSLICFSCYIWNIEYVNQIVYILKTAKPELKILLGGPEISFEVEKQMKENNLIDFVIYGEGEISFHDFLNVYEAKKDFSTVKGLAFRKSNQIIVNKPREMLTNLDALISPYNSDETYEDKIVYYESSRGCPFRCSFCMSSIDKSVRVFSMDRVKSDLLYILNAKARQIKFVDRTFNADYKRAMEIMKFIKDNNKNNSSIHFEITADIINDEFLEFLGTMPTNMFQLEIGVQSLNENTLDEINRKTNIDKLIHVVDGIKTNNNMHMHLDLIAGLPYEDYNSFTISFNRIHNLYAEKLQLGFLKVLRGTKIYADIEKHDIKYNIKAPYEIIKNKYLSYEEILRLKNIEELLDKYYNEKYFDLSLEFIIKDFYNNDAFCFYDEFRHYWKENNLYKASHNRKKLYEILYNFIKHENKLTDKLVNNLLIDFVCSNHREELINIFDNRLEEDLRPLKREIAKNKQFREKYFNITDNTTKILNNFRILKIAENIILFVYKDKDNIFERCKTYDITEFANKILESKREEN; encoded by the coding sequence ATGAAAACATTGTTAGTGTCAATAGACTCTAAATTTATACATTCAAATCTTGCATTAAGATATATAAAAAACTATTGTAAAAGTGATTTCGATATTGATATAAAAGAGTTTACTATTAATCAAAAAATAGAATATATCACAGATGAAATTATAAACACACATTCAAGCTTAATTTGTTTTTCATGTTATATATGGAATATTGAATATGTAAATCAAATAGTTTATATATTAAAAACTGCAAAACCAGAACTTAAAATTTTATTAGGTGGACCTGAAATATCTTTTGAGGTTGAAAAGCAAATGAAGGAAAATAATCTTATTGACTTCGTAATATACGGAGAAGGTGAAATTAGTTTTCACGATTTTTTAAACGTTTATGAGGCTAAAAAGGACTTTTCAACGGTAAAAGGTTTAGCATTTAGAAAAAGTAATCAAATAATTGTTAATAAACCTAGGGAAATGTTAACAAATTTAGACGCTTTAATATCACCATATAATAGCGATGAAACATACGAGGATAAAATTGTTTATTATGAATCATCAAGAGGATGCCCATTTAGATGTAGTTTCTGTATGTCATCTATAGATAAATCTGTTAGAGTTTTTTCTATGGATAGGGTTAAAAGTGACTTATTATATATATTAAATGCAAAAGCTAGACAAATTAAATTTGTTGATAGAACTTTCAATGCTGATTATAAAAGAGCAATGGAAATTATGAAATTTATTAAGGATAACAATAAAAATAATTCATCGATACATTTTGAAATTACTGCAGATATAATTAATGATGAATTTTTAGAGTTCTTAGGGACAATGCCAACAAACATGTTTCAATTAGAAATAGGTGTACAAAGTTTAAATGAAAATACTTTAGATGAGATAAATAGAAAAACTAATATAGATAAGTTAATACATGTAGTAGATGGAATAAAAACAAATAACAATATGCATATGCATTTAGATTTAATTGCTGGATTACCTTATGAAGACTATAATTCATTTACAATTTCATTTAATAGAATTCATAATTTATATGCAGAAAAATTGCAATTAGGATTTTTAAAAGTTTTAAGAGGTACAAAGATATATGCTGATATTGAAAAACACGATATTAAATATAACATAAAGGCACCTTATGAAATAATTAAAAACAAGTACCTTAGTTATGAAGAAATACTTAGATTAAAAAATATAGAAGAACTTCTAGATAAATATTATAATGAAAAATATTTTGATTTATCATTAGAGTTTATCATTAAAGATTTTTATAATAATGATGCATTTTGCTTTTATGATGAATTTAGACATTATTGGAAAGAAAACAATTTATACAAAGCATCACACAATAGAAAAAAGCTATATGAAATTTTATATAATTTTATCAAACATGAAAATAAGCTAACAGATAAATTAGTTAATAATTTATTAATTGATTTTGTTTGTAGTAACCATAGAGAAGAATTAATTAATATATTTGACAATAGATTAGAAGAAGACTTAAGACCGCTGAAAAGAGAAATAGCAAAAAACAAACAATTCAGAGAAAAGTATTTTAATATTACAGATAATACAACTAAGATATTGAATAACTTTAGAATACTTAAAATTGCAGAGAATATCATTTTATTCGTGTATAAAGACAAAGATAATATATTTGAAAGATGTAAAACGTACGATATAACCGAATTTGCAAATAAAATTTTAGAGAGTAAAAGAGAGGAAAACTAA
- the argS gene encoding arginine--tRNA ligase: MDFKQKVAEIFNNFDNELTINEAMQMIEIPSNQDLGDYAVPCFKFAKKYKKAPQMIAQDVVNSIEKTDDFENIINIGPYVNFFVDKDHYAENILKQACNQKDKFGSSNIGNNKKVIVEFSSPNIAKPFHIGHIRSTVIGHSLYKIYTYLGYDTVAINHLGDYGTQFGMLISAYKKWGNKEEIEANPIPELLKLYVRFNKESEENEELREEARYWFKELEHDNDEAVQLWTWMREVSLNEFNRVYDMFGIKFDSLAGESFYSDKMPAVVQELKDKNLLKESQGAQIVELGDYGLTDAVIMKSDGSTLYATRDMAAAIYRKKTYDFYKNIYVVGAPQKLHFDQWRKVLDLMGYEWAKDCIHVMFGTVSLEEGSLSTRNGRVVYLEDVLKKAIDKTKDIIEEKNSNLPNKEIVAKQVGIGAVIFQELFNTRIKDYMFSWEKTLSFEGETGPYVQYTYARTCSVLKKANMDIIEDVDFSLLTDKVSFNVIKRLDGFKNAVLSAHDKNEPYFITRYVVNLAQDFNRFYHECPIIVEDDSIKKSRLLLTKIVNTTLKTALGLLGIEAPEKM; this comes from the coding sequence ATGGACTTTAAGCAAAAAGTTGCAGAAATATTTAATAATTTTGACAATGAATTGACAATTAATGAGGCAATGCAAATGATTGAAATACCATCTAATCAGGATTTAGGTGATTATGCAGTACCGTGCTTTAAATTCGCAAAAAAATATAAAAAGGCACCACAAATGATAGCACAGGATGTAGTTAACAGCATAGAAAAAACTGATGATTTTGAAAACATAATAAATATTGGTCCATATGTAAATTTCTTTGTAGATAAAGATCATTATGCAGAAAATATTCTTAAACAGGCATGTAATCAAAAAGATAAATTTGGAAGCAGTAATATTGGAAATAATAAAAAGGTTATAGTTGAATTTTCATCGCCTAATATAGCAAAACCATTTCATATTGGTCATATACGTTCAACTGTTATTGGTCATTCATTATATAAAATATATACATATCTAGGATATGATACAGTAGCAATAAATCACTTGGGAGATTATGGAACTCAATTTGGAATGTTAATATCAGCTTATAAAAAATGGGGAAACAAAGAAGAAATAGAAGCAAATCCAATACCAGAATTATTAAAGCTATATGTGAGATTTAATAAAGAGTCAGAAGAAAATGAAGAATTAAGAGAAGAAGCAAGATACTGGTTTAAAGAGCTTGAACATGATAATGATGAAGCAGTACAACTTTGGACTTGGATGAGAGAAGTAAGTTTAAATGAATTTAACAGAGTTTATGATATGTTTGGTATAAAGTTTGATTCATTAGCAGGGGAAAGCTTTTATTCAGACAAGATGCCAGCAGTAGTTCAAGAATTAAAAGATAAGAACCTGTTAAAGGAATCACAGGGAGCACAAATAGTTGAGCTTGGAGATTATGGACTTACTGATGCAGTTATAATGAAAAGTGATGGTTCAACATTATATGCAACTCGTGATATGGCTGCGGCAATATATAGAAAGAAAACATATGATTTTTATAAAAATATATATGTAGTTGGTGCACCTCAAAAACTTCACTTTGACCAATGGAGAAAAGTTCTTGATCTTATGGGATATGAATGGGCAAAAGATTGTATACATGTAATGTTCGGAACTGTTAGCTTGGAGGAAGGTTCATTATCTACTCGTAATGGAAGGGTAGTATATTTAGAGGATGTTCTTAAAAAAGCTATTGATAAAACAAAAGACATAATCGAAGAAAAAAATTCTAACCTTCCAAATAAAGAAATTGTTGCAAAACAGGTTGGAATTGGTGCAGTAATATTCCAGGAATTGTTTAATACAAGAATTAAGGATTATATGTTCTCATGGGAAAAAACATTGAGTTTCGAAGGAGAGACAGGACCATATGTTCAATACACTTATGCAAGAACATGCAGTGTATTAAAAAAAGCTAATATGGATATAATAGAAGATGTAGACTTTAGTTTATTAACAGATAAAGTATCATTTAATGTTATAAAAAGACTAGACGGATTTAAAAATGCAGTTTTAAGTGCACATGACAAGAACGAACCTTATTTTATAACAAGGTATGTAGTAAATCTAGCACAGGATTTCAATAGATTTTATCATGAATGCCCTATAATAGTGGAAGACGATAGCATTAAAAAATCAAGACTTTTATTAACTAAAATTGTGAATACTACATTAAAAACTGCATTAGGACTTTTAGGAATAGAAGCACCTGAAAAAATGTAA
- a CDS encoding 3'-5' exoribonuclease YhaM family protein: MGNNIYDNQKSIQELKAGDKIDAFVLVKSYDVKKTTAGKLYVDLNLVDRTGEINAKIWENPKASEEILVENSIVKVRGEILEWGGALQLKVNKIRALLENENIQISQLVPSAPIEPNEMLKEVKDFADKIKDIQIRTLVNNILEKYNNKLLFYPAAKKNHHSYRGGLLYHVLRMLKTGEMISMIYGSLNTDYIFAGVILHDICKVLEMDSDDFGVVSDYTMEGKLLGHIIQGVKEIEIEGEKIGLDREKSIVLQHMILSHHYEPEYGSPKKPMTIESEVLHYLDIIDARMFDFENVLKGVEEGRFSDRVWVLDNRSVYKPIDNNIK, from the coding sequence ATGGGAAATAATATATATGATAATCAAAAGAGCATACAAGAGCTAAAAGCTGGAGATAAAATTGATGCATTTGTTTTAGTTAAAAGTTATGATGTAAAAAAAACGACTGCTGGTAAATTGTATGTTGATTTAAATCTGGTAGATAGAACTGGAGAAATCAATGCTAAAATTTGGGAAAACCCTAAGGCAAGTGAAGAAATATTAGTTGAAAATAGCATAGTTAAAGTTAGAGGTGAAATCCTAGAATGGGGTGGAGCATTACAACTAAAAGTAAACAAAATTAGAGCTTTACTTGAAAACGAAAACATACAAATTTCACAACTTGTACCATCTGCGCCTATAGAACCAAATGAAATGTTAAAAGAAGTAAAAGATTTTGCTGATAAAATAAAAGATATACAAATTAGAACTCTAGTAAATAATATATTAGAAAAATATAATAATAAGCTGTTATTTTATCCAGCTGCCAAAAAAAATCATCATTCATATAGAGGTGGACTATTATACCATGTACTTAGAATGCTAAAAACAGGTGAAATGATTAGTATGATATATGGCTCATTAAATACAGACTATATATTTGCAGGTGTTATTTTACATGATATTTGTAAAGTGTTAGAGATGGATTCGGATGATTTTGGTGTAGTTTCAGACTATACTATGGAAGGAAAACTGTTAGGACATATAATACAAGGTGTAAAGGAGATAGAAATTGAGGGAGAAAAAATAGGTCTAGACAGGGAAAAAAGCATTGTTTTGCAACATATGATTTTATCACACCATTATGAACCAGAATACGGAAGTCCTAAAAAGCCTATGACAATAGAATCAGAGGTACTCCATTATCTAGATATTATAGACGCAAGAATGTTTGATTTTGAAAATGTACTTAAAGGAGTAGAAGAAGGACGATTTTCAGATAGGGTTTGGGTTTTAGACAATAGAAGTGTTTACAAACCAATAGATAACAATATTAAATAA
- the zapA gene encoding cell division protein ZapA — protein sequence MNVIELNIGNKEFTVKTDENNEHVKKVEGIINEQLDVFAVNNKKFNEIEKYIFTSFMICDKYVKLQQNISDIENECDAKTQESKEKIISLYNENEELRNKVEELSSKSQSLITQINGVQKEKENLSNKVRVLENNFKEKEQKMVQKEIEVENLRNQVRGLNKKCNDMGIDRDKFVNEIKENDKVKNDLNSRITKLLNNINEKDQVISDNEIKRSNNIKELNDIKVKNDLLSKDKKSIENDFNQIQALNAALNKQIVEFKEKIQHKDDIIGQNYKFIEELKILKSETNKKYERTNEEKEKCLEELLEANNELENSNFTINEMNEKLNRKESENYQNTVHIEQLVNDKDLLMKENNNLKNENSELLKLLDDATKANEETV from the coding sequence GTGAACGTCATAGAGCTTAATATAGGAAATAAAGAATTCACTGTTAAAACAGATGAAAATAATGAACATGTAAAAAAAGTTGAAGGAATTATAAATGAACAATTAGACGTGTTTGCAGTAAATAATAAAAAATTTAATGAAATAGAAAAATATATATTTACTTCATTTATGATTTGCGATAAATATGTTAAACTTCAACAAAATATATCAGACATAGAAAATGAATGTGATGCAAAAACACAAGAATCAAAAGAAAAAATAATTTCATTATACAATGAAAATGAGGAGTTAAGAAACAAAGTTGAGGAGCTAAGTAGTAAAAGTCAATCTCTCATAACGCAAATTAATGGTGTTCAAAAAGAAAAAGAAAATTTATCAAATAAAGTTCGTGTCCTTGAAAATAATTTTAAAGAAAAAGAACAAAAAATGGTTCAAAAAGAAATAGAAGTTGAAAATTTACGAAATCAAGTTAGAGGTTTAAACAAAAAATGCAATGATATGGGCATTGATAGAGATAAATTTGTAAATGAAATAAAAGAAAATGACAAAGTTAAGAATGATTTAAACTCAAGAATAACAAAACTGTTAAACAATATAAATGAAAAAGACCAAGTTATATCTGATAATGAAATTAAGAGAAGCAATAATATAAAAGAATTAAATGATATAAAAGTTAAAAATGACCTTTTAAGTAAAGATAAAAAATCAATTGAAAATGATTTTAATCAAATCCAAGCTTTGAATGCAGCTTTGAATAAACAGATAGTTGAGTTTAAAGAAAAGATACAACATAAAGATGATATAATAGGTCAAAATTATAAATTTATTGAAGAGTTGAAAATATTAAAGAGTGAAACAAATAAAAAATATGAACGAACAAATGAAGAAAAAGAAAAATGTCTTGAAGAATTATTAGAAGCTAACAATGAGCTAGAAAATTCAAATTTCACTATTAACGAAATGAACGAAAAACTAAATAGAAAAGAGTCAGAAAATTATCAAAATACAGTACATATTGAGCAATTAGTAAATGACAAAGATTTGTTGATGAAAGAAAATAACAATTTGAAAAATGAAAACAGTGAATTGTTAAAGCTGTTGGATGATGCTACAAAAGCGAATGAGGAGACAGTATGA